The Corynebacterium glaucum genome includes a region encoding these proteins:
- a CDS encoding MMPL family transporter: MFYRWGHFAFRHRKIIPVVVVAIIIILQVLFGSKLGDRLSQEGWEDPGAESTAAAVIEQQTFGRDNSGDVVLMVTADNVNDPAVFHAANEQINALKTNYPNEVDAIRSYFAAPNSQQMSPDGTKAFSAIGLAGDGEQTLKDFRTIKPALEAIDIPNATVQIAGATAVADALDTGMANDIARAERIGLVFVAIILLFVFGGVVAAAMPLIVGILSIVGSLSLLAILAQFQQVNIFSQSIITLLGLGLAIDYGLFMVSRFREELDRKLDTREAVAVTTTTAGKTVFFSALMVGVALSGLLMFPQAFLKSVAYGAISAVVLAAIISVAVLPALFGLLGRNIDKWSVRRTRRTARRIEDTIWFRIPAWAMRHAKTVVVGVSALLLLITAPMVGITFGGINETYLPPNQETRQAQDDFNETFPAFRTDPVKFVVTGADSQQLVDIVMQTRSVEGLAAPLAPARPTENGTTVFSAPLADRNEGQTVIDQLRAIDTPDGVETYVAGTPAMEVESIEALLQRLPWMALYMMLATFLLMALLFGSIILPAKAVIMNILGIGATLGFLTLIFVDGIGSGLLNFTPGPLMSPVLVLIISILYGLSTDYEVFLVSRMVEARHNGASTDQAIKYGTAHTGGIITAAAAIMIVVAAAFAMSDIVMMKYIAFGMIFSLALDATVIRLLLVPAVMHLLSDDNWWAPPFIKRAYTALGEGSGEKYVGQAVDKRNAFAGEIRVRDTVVDTQPYRSGVSVDDDERLVPFAELMSQLRQREQFRELER; this comes from the coding sequence GTGTTCTACAGGTGGGGCCACTTTGCCTTCCGCCACCGCAAAATCATTCCTGTCGTGGTGGTGGCGATCATCATCATTTTGCAGGTGCTCTTCGGCTCGAAGCTCGGTGACCGCCTTTCCCAGGAAGGTTGGGAGGACCCGGGCGCTGAATCTACCGCCGCAGCCGTCATCGAGCAGCAGACCTTTGGCCGCGACAACTCCGGCGACGTCGTGCTCATGGTCACCGCCGACAACGTCAACGACCCGGCTGTATTCCACGCCGCGAACGAGCAGATCAACGCGCTAAAGACCAATTACCCGAACGAGGTCGACGCGATCCGCAGCTACTTTGCAGCGCCGAACTCGCAGCAGATGAGCCCGGACGGGACCAAAGCCTTCTCCGCGATCGGCCTGGCTGGCGACGGCGAGCAGACGCTCAAAGACTTCCGCACGATCAAGCCGGCGCTTGAAGCGATCGACATTCCAAACGCAACCGTCCAGATTGCCGGCGCCACCGCTGTCGCGGACGCGCTGGATACCGGCATGGCCAACGACATTGCCCGCGCAGAACGCATCGGCCTCGTCTTCGTCGCCATCATCTTGCTCTTCGTCTTCGGAGGCGTGGTTGCGGCCGCAATGCCGCTGATCGTGGGCATCTTGTCCATCGTCGGCTCGCTGTCGCTGTTGGCTATCCTTGCCCAGTTCCAGCAGGTCAACATCTTTTCTCAGTCCATCATCACCTTGCTGGGCCTGGGTCTGGCCATCGATTACGGCCTGTTCATGGTCTCGCGATTCCGTGAGGAGCTGGACCGGAAGCTCGATACCCGCGAGGCTGTCGCAGTCACCACGACCACCGCAGGCAAGACCGTGTTCTTCTCCGCGCTGATGGTGGGTGTCGCACTCTCCGGCCTGCTGATGTTCCCGCAGGCCTTCCTTAAATCGGTGGCGTACGGCGCGATCAGCGCGGTCGTCCTCGCCGCGATCATCTCGGTCGCCGTGCTTCCGGCGCTTTTCGGCTTGCTGGGGCGCAACATTGACAAGTGGTCTGTCCGCAGAACGCGCCGCACCGCACGCCGGATCGAAGACACCATCTGGTTCCGCATTCCCGCCTGGGCTATGCGCCACGCAAAGACAGTCGTCGTCGGCGTCTCCGCGCTGCTTTTGCTGATCACCGCACCAATGGTCGGCATCACCTTCGGCGGCATCAACGAGACGTACCTGCCGCCGAACCAGGAAACCCGCCAGGCGCAGGACGATTTCAATGAGACCTTCCCGGCCTTCCGCACCGACCCAGTAAAGTTCGTGGTCACCGGCGCGGACAGCCAGCAGTTGGTTGACATCGTGATGCAAACCCGCTCCGTTGAGGGTCTCGCCGCCCCGCTCGCACCTGCGCGCCCGACTGAGAACGGCACCACCGTCTTCTCCGCACCGCTCGCCGACCGCAATGAGGGACAAACGGTCATCGACCAGCTGCGCGCAATTGACACACCGGACGGCGTGGAGACCTACGTCGCTGGTACCCCGGCCATGGAGGTCGAATCCATCGAAGCGCTCCTCCAACGCCTGCCGTGGATGGCGCTGTACATGATGCTGGCTACGTTCCTGCTGATGGCGCTGCTCTTCGGCTCGATTATCTTGCCAGCGAAGGCCGTGATCATGAACATCCTGGGCATCGGCGCCACGCTCGGCTTCCTCACCCTTATCTTCGTGGACGGCATCGGCAGCGGGCTGCTCAACTTCACCCCGGGCCCGCTCATGAGCCCCGTGCTGGTGCTCATCATTTCCATCCTTTACGGCCTCTCCACCGACTACGAGGTCTTCCTGGTCTCGCGCATGGTGGAAGCCCGCCACAACGGCGCCTCCACAGACCAGGCGATTAAGTACGGCACCGCGCACACCGGCGGCATTATCACGGCCGCCGCGGCGATCATGATCGTCGTCGCCGCAGCCTTCGCGATGAGCGACATTGTGATGATGAAGTACATCGCGTTCGGCATGATCTTCTCGCTCGCCCTCGATGCCACGGTCATCCGCCTCCTTCTCGTCCCCGCGGTGATGCACTTGCTGAGCGATGACAACTGGTGGGCGCCGCCTTTTATCAAACGCGCCTACACAGCGCTTGGCGAAGGTTCGGGTGAGAAATACGTTGGACAGGCCGTCGATAAGCGCAATGCTTTTGCTGGCGAGATCCGGGTGCGAGACACCGTCGTTGATACACAGCCATACCGCTCCGGGGTGAGTGTGGACGACGATGAGCGACTGGTGCCATTCGCCGAGCTGATGTCCCAGCTGAGGCAGCGTGAACAGTTCCGTGAGCTCGAGCGCTAA
- a CDS encoding lysylphosphatidylglycerol synthase transmembrane domain-containing protein, producing the protein MSSSAKQWLRWLAPVALIAILLVVFRDELPFLGQAWETLADAEPLPVLAAVFTANLALAAMSGVMQLLLNTGARIANPANTNAIVYASNAWSTTVPGGPAISAWLTFRVHRSWGASVGLCGWFFVISGALSTVWMGVIGLVAVLFLGADLSVRTLLASFAIAAATIAAVFWATRNPAVLKRWVGFLPDKVRARIETVVDQVAAIRMGAGEFIAAATLSLLNRLFDLCTMLLAVYAVGGQSGISVMGVALAYIVTKLAGAAQITPGGVGTVEPVLAGMLVAGGLSLADATAATVIYRAISFALITLIGWSIYALVYAGRGFMLGRK; encoded by the coding sequence GTGAGCTCGAGCGCTAAGCAGTGGCTGCGCTGGCTGGCGCCAGTTGCGCTGATTGCCATCCTGCTCGTAGTGTTTCGCGACGAGCTGCCGTTTCTTGGCCAAGCTTGGGAGACGCTCGCGGACGCTGAGCCCCTGCCAGTTCTGGCTGCGGTCTTTACCGCCAACCTCGCGCTCGCGGCGATGTCCGGCGTGATGCAGCTTCTGCTGAACACTGGTGCGAGAATTGCGAACCCGGCCAACACCAACGCCATCGTTTACGCGTCAAACGCTTGGTCAACGACGGTGCCGGGCGGTCCGGCGATCTCGGCGTGGCTGACGTTTAGGGTACACCGCTCGTGGGGCGCCTCGGTTGGGCTGTGCGGCTGGTTCTTTGTGATTTCCGGCGCGCTATCGACGGTGTGGATGGGGGTCATCGGTCTCGTCGCCGTGCTGTTTCTCGGCGCTGACCTTTCGGTACGGACGCTGCTGGCCAGCTTCGCCATCGCGGCCGCCACCATCGCTGCAGTGTTCTGGGCCACCCGCAACCCGGCCGTGCTGAAGCGCTGGGTCGGCTTCCTGCCGGACAAGGTGCGGGCACGCATTGAAACGGTGGTGGACCAGGTCGCGGCGATCCGCATGGGCGCGGGTGAATTCATCGCAGCCGCCACGTTGTCGCTGCTCAACCGCCTGTTCGATCTGTGCACCATGCTGCTCGCCGTGTACGCGGTCGGCGGGCAGAGTGGCATTTCCGTGATGGGGGTTGCGCTCGCGTACATCGTGACCAAGCTCGCCGGCGCTGCCCAAATCACACCGGGCGGAGTGGGCACGGTCGAGCCGGTCCTGGCAGGCATGCTTGTCGCAGGGGGCTTATCGCTTGCCGACGCCACCGCCGCCACCGTCATCTACCGCGCCATCTCCTTCGCCCTGATCACCCTCATCGGCTGGAGCATCTACGCACTGGTCTACGCTGGGCGCGGTTTCATGCTGGGCAGGAAATAG
- a CDS encoding DUF3054 domain-containing protein, translated as MSNRLTTKPSTRKPISTPVAIGADLVAIAVFALLARAAHQSEDMPFNFSGWLSTVWPFALGVVLGWLIVRQNRGGFIWAITAITGLVIWGFRNQSVPHWSFVIVATVMSALLMLGWRAVARKL; from the coding sequence ATGAGCAATCGCTTAACGACGAAACCTTCCACCCGCAAACCCATTTCCACCCCTGTCGCGATCGGCGCCGACCTTGTCGCAATCGCGGTTTTCGCTTTGCTGGCGCGAGCGGCGCATCAGTCCGAAGACATGCCGTTCAATTTCTCCGGGTGGCTGTCCACCGTGTGGCCGTTCGCGCTGGGCGTCGTGCTCGGTTGGCTGATCGTGCGGCAGAACCGCGGCGGCTTCATCTGGGCAATCACCGCTATTACCGGTTTGGTGATTTGGGGTTTCCGCAATCAGTCAGTACCACACTGGTCCTTCGTCATCGTCGCGACCGTGATGAGCGCGCTGCTGATGCTGGGCTGGCGCGCAGTGGCCCGGAAACTCTAG
- a CDS encoding HNH endonuclease signature motif containing protein, producing MKTTETVAPRFRTQRPGDLRSSAAQHVREAYWSLFSVYAEPGASVEDFHLEAEQIKAATGWSKGFVENAIFAHARLQQLPILRALQAETHLLDMSHLSAIDSVLDELGPDIAPEIFAEFDELLADIFTPSRVDQQIPHRTLVTRRMRELIKRIDPARAYDPKKRKARSQDTADSVNFETFSNAGVVKGAMELVTDTVTAYRIRQHLLATAREHSMQMVDAAVKLLTGEIAPSAKPTLNIFAPRDRQAGEPAYIPGFGWTGPEDTVALDDWLEKVSPKVLDLDDAATVSTSSYTPTAGMRAFVTARDGTCIFPGCTRPAERCQLDHRVPFDEDGPTTASNLFSLCQHHHNMKTDKRAFYVHDPDTNTIIWLFADGTYEISACEGILFDELTPTSPRWRSSLDSISRTKALAAEFYAKGHKIMDEFDKDKDLETAECRIEALEQEYGMEFPIKAALPDPGPVPVEPDHGEPPFPDPLECGFEYSPVERHLVALLAAA from the coding sequence ATGAAAACTACCGAAACGGTTGCGCCGCGCTTCCGCACCCAACGTCCTGGTGATCTGCGAAGCTCTGCAGCCCAGCATGTGCGGGAAGCGTATTGGTCTCTCTTTTCGGTGTACGCCGAACCCGGTGCTTCGGTTGAGGATTTCCACCTCGAGGCCGAGCAGATTAAGGCTGCAACCGGATGGTCCAAAGGGTTCGTTGAAAACGCGATCTTCGCCCACGCACGTTTGCAGCAGCTCCCCATACTCCGGGCACTGCAGGCTGAGACGCACCTGTTGGACATGAGCCACCTATCAGCCATCGACTCGGTGCTCGACGAGCTCGGCCCTGACATTGCACCGGAAATCTTCGCTGAGTTCGATGAGCTGCTTGCAGACATCTTCACTCCTAGCCGAGTCGACCAGCAGATTCCACACAGGACCCTGGTCACGCGGCGCATGCGCGAGTTGATCAAGCGCATTGACCCAGCCCGTGCCTACGATCCGAAGAAGCGGAAGGCCCGCAGCCAGGACACCGCAGATTCCGTGAACTTTGAGACGTTTTCCAACGCAGGCGTCGTCAAGGGTGCGATGGAACTGGTGACCGATACTGTGACTGCTTACCGCATCCGCCAGCACCTTCTTGCCACGGCTCGGGAACACTCGATGCAAATGGTGGACGCGGCGGTCAAACTCCTTACCGGAGAGATCGCGCCAAGCGCGAAGCCTACGCTCAACATCTTCGCTCCGCGCGACCGCCAGGCCGGTGAGCCTGCGTATATCCCCGGGTTCGGTTGGACTGGGCCGGAGGACACCGTTGCGCTGGACGACTGGCTCGAGAAAGTTTCGCCGAAAGTTCTAGATCTTGACGACGCTGCCACAGTGAGCACAAGCAGCTACACTCCCACCGCCGGCATGCGTGCGTTCGTTACAGCGCGGGATGGGACCTGCATTTTCCCGGGTTGTACGAGACCGGCTGAGCGCTGTCAGCTGGATCACCGGGTGCCTTTCGACGAAGACGGCCCCACCACCGCGTCGAACTTGTTCTCACTCTGTCAACATCACCACAACATGAAGACAGATAAACGCGCCTTCTATGTCCACGACCCCGACACCAACACAATCATCTGGCTGTTCGCTGACGGTACATACGAAATCTCCGCGTGCGAAGGCATACTTTTCGACGAACTCACGCCCACCAGTCCCCGCTGGCGCTCAAGTCTGGACTCCATCAGCCGAACTAAAGCTCTCGCTGCGGAGTTTTACGCCAAAGGGCACAAAATCATGGATGAATTTGACAAGGATAAAGACCTCGAAACTGCAGAATGCCGAATCGAGGCCTTAGAGCAGGAATACGGGATGGAGTTCCCCATCAAGGCGGCGCTCCCCGATCCTGGGCCAGTTCCAGTGGAGCCGGATCACGGAGAACCCCCGTTCCCCGACCCACTGGAATGCGGATTTGAGTACAGCCCCGTCGAGCGGCATCTAGTCGCGCTGCTCGCCGCGGCTTAG
- a CDS encoding acyl-CoA carboxylase subunit beta yields the protein MTTADKLADLRARLEKAQDPGSERSRAKRDAAGLTTPRQRIAALLDEGTFVEIGALARTPGDEKAVYSDGVVTGYGRIDGRPVAIYAHDKTVYGGSVGVTFGRKVVEVMEFAIKIGCPVIGIQDSGGARIQDAVTSLAMYSEIAKRQLPLSGRSPQISIMLGKSAGGAVYAPVTTDFVIAVEGQTEMYVTGPNVIREVTGEDITSAELGGARVQELAGNISAVVKSEDEAFDFVRDLLDHLPTSAFDEVPTLDAPADDELDDSELDAFLPDDTNAGYDMMDLLVQLGDDEELVEIQSGYAENLICAFGRIDGKPVGFVANNPMYLAGCIDADAADKGARFIRTCDAYNIPIVYVVDTPGYMPGVEQERRGLIHRGAKFAFAGVEATVPKVTLIVRKAYGGAYAVMGSKNLNGDLNFAWPTAQIAVMGAAAAAITLQGKQLDAIDDPVQREAMKKMFMDFYDENMTSPYVAAERGFIDAMIQPSETRLALRRALRQLETKREFDLPKKHTISPL from the coding sequence GTGACCACTGCCGATAAGCTCGCAGACCTGCGCGCCCGGCTCGAAAAAGCCCAGGACCCCGGCTCGGAACGCTCGCGCGCAAAGCGCGACGCCGCCGGCCTCACCACCCCTCGTCAGCGCATCGCAGCGCTTCTCGACGAAGGCACGTTCGTGGAGATCGGCGCCCTTGCCCGCACCCCGGGCGATGAGAAGGCCGTGTACTCCGACGGCGTGGTGACAGGCTACGGGCGCATTGATGGCCGCCCGGTCGCCATTTACGCCCACGACAAGACCGTCTACGGCGGCTCCGTCGGCGTGACCTTCGGCCGCAAGGTCGTGGAAGTGATGGAGTTCGCCATCAAGATCGGCTGCCCCGTCATCGGTATCCAGGACTCCGGCGGCGCGCGCATCCAAGACGCCGTGACCTCGCTGGCCATGTATTCGGAGATCGCGAAGCGCCAGCTGCCGTTGTCGGGCCGCTCGCCACAGATCTCGATCATGCTGGGCAAGTCCGCCGGCGGTGCCGTGTACGCGCCTGTGACCACCGACTTCGTCATTGCTGTTGAAGGGCAAACCGAGATGTACGTCACCGGACCGAACGTGATCCGGGAGGTCACCGGCGAAGACATCACTTCAGCCGAGCTCGGTGGGGCCCGGGTACAAGAGCTCGCCGGTAACATATCGGCCGTCGTCAAGAGTGAAGACGAAGCTTTCGATTTTGTGCGCGACTTGCTTGACCACTTGCCGACCTCTGCTTTCGACGAGGTGCCGACCCTTGACGCGCCCGCCGATGATGAGCTCGACGACTCTGAGCTGGATGCGTTTCTGCCCGACGACACTAACGCCGGCTACGACATGATGGATCTCCTAGTCCAGCTTGGCGACGACGAGGAACTCGTGGAGATCCAGTCCGGGTACGCCGAGAACTTGATTTGCGCTTTCGGGCGCATCGACGGCAAGCCGGTGGGTTTTGTAGCCAACAACCCGATGTACCTGGCGGGGTGCATTGACGCAGATGCTGCCGATAAGGGCGCGCGGTTCATTCGCACCTGCGACGCGTACAACATCCCGATTGTGTACGTGGTGGATACCCCTGGCTACATGCCGGGTGTAGAGCAGGAGCGTCGAGGGCTGATTCACCGCGGGGCGAAGTTCGCGTTCGCGGGCGTTGAGGCGACCGTGCCGAAGGTCACGCTGATTGTGCGGAAAGCATATGGCGGCGCGTATGCGGTGATGGGGTCGAAGAACCTCAACGGTGACCTGAACTTTGCGTGGCCGACGGCGCAGATCGCGGTGATGGGTGCCGCGGCTGCAGCGATCACGCTGCAGGGCAAGCAGCTCGACGCTATCGATGATCCTGTGCAACGCGAAGCCATGAAGAAAATGTTCATGGATTTTTACGACGAGAACATGACATCGCCGTATGTTGCAGCCGAGCGCGGGTTCATCGACGCAATGATCCAGCCGAGCGAAACGCGATTGGCGCTGCGCCGCGCCCTGCGTCAGCTGGAAACCAAGCGCGAGTTTGACTTACCAAAGAAGCACACGATTTCACCCCTTTAG